The DNA sequence CCAGCAAACCGCGCGGCGGCATCGGCCGCCGTACGGAATACATAGCTGGAGGTGAAGAACAGCGGATCACCGTGTTCACCTTCCGGCGTGCGGTGCTGGCCGGCACGAACGGCGAGTGTGTCGAAAGCGACCCCTTCGAGGTCGCTGTCCAGTCGCCCGGCATCCCATTCCTGTGTCATGCCGCCTGCTCCTTTAGTTGTTGTACAAGTCGATGATTGCACTGACCGCCTGGGTCTTGACCTTGGAGGCGTCGTTGCGCGCCTGCTCGATCTTGTCCAGATACGCCTCGTCGACGTCGCCGGTCACGTACTTGCCGTCGAACACCGCGCAGTCGAAGTGTTCGATCTTGATCTTGCCACCGCCGACCGCCTCGATCAGGTCCGGCAGGTCCTGGTAGACCAGCCAGTCGGCACCGATCAGGTCGGCAACGTCCTGGGTGCTGCGGTTGTGGGCGATCAGTTCGTGAGCGCTCGGCATGTCGATGCCGTAGACGTTCGGGTAACGCACCGCCGGTGCGGCCGAGCAGAAGTAGACGTTCTTGGCGCCGGCTTCGCGGGCCATCTGGATGATCTGCTTGCAGGTGGTGCCACGCACGATGGAGTCATCCACCAGCATCACGTTCTTGCCGCGGAATTCCAGCTCGATCGCGTTGAGCTTCTGGCGTACCGATTTCTTGCGGGCAGCCTGGCCCGGCATGATGAAGGTCCGGCCAATGTAGCGGTTCTTGACGAAGCCTTCGCGGAACTTCACGCCAAGGTGATTGGCCAGCTCCAGTGCCGCGGTACGGCTGGTGTCGGGAATCGGGATGACCACATCGATGTCGTGATCCGGACGCTCGCGCAGGATCTTCTCGGCCAGCTTCTCGCCCATGCGCAGACGCGCCTTGTACACCGAGACGCCGTCGATGATCGAATCCGGACGCGCCAGGTAGACGTGTTCGAAGATGCAAGGCGTCATCTGTGGATTGGTCGCGCACTGACGGGTGTGCAGCTGGCCGTCTTCGGTGATGTAGACCGCTTCGCCCGGCGCCAGGTCGCGAATCAGGGTGAAGCCCAGTACGTCCAGCGAGACGCTTTCGGAGGCGATCATGTACTCGACGCCTTCGTCGGTATGACGCTGGCCGAACACGATCGGACGAATGGCGTTGGGGTCGCGGAAGCCGACGATACCGTAACCGGTGATCATCGCAACCACGGCGTAGCCACCACGGCAGCGGTTGTGCACGTCGGTGACGGCCGCGAAAACGTCTTCTTCGGTGGGCTGCAGCTTGCCGCGCACCGCCAGTTCATGGGCGAAAACGTTGAGCAATACTTCCGAGTCGGAGCTGGTGTTGACGTGGCGCAGGTCGGATTCGTAAATCTCCTTGGCCAGTTGCTCGACGTTGGTCAGGTTGCCGTTGTGCGCCAGGGTGATGCCATAAGGCGAGTTGACGTAGAACGGCTGGGCTTCGGCCGAAGTCGAGCTGCCCGCGGTTGGATAACGGACATGACCGATGCCCATGTGCCCGACCAGGCGCTGCATATGGCGCTGCTGGAACACGTCACGCACCAGGCCGTTGTCCTTGCGCAGGAATAACCGGCCATCATGGCTGGTCACAATACCGGCAGCGTCCTGGCCGCGGTGCTGGAGGACGGTTAGCGCGTCATACAGCGCCTGATTGACGTTCGACTTACCGACGATACCGACGATGCCACACATGCGACACAACCCCTACTTGATTAAATCTGTACTGAGCACCACTCAAGGCGTTTTGGGCCCAAGGAGGTGCTCTTTGAACGGAAGATCAGCCGGTGCGCTGATTCCGCTGGCGAGCCACTGACTGCTCAACCCCAAAATGAGGTTTTTCGACCAGTCTGCAACCAATAGAAATTGTGGCAGGAGCCTGGACTCCTGCCACCAAGGATCCTGTTGTACCGGCCCCAGGCTCAACAACCCGACGCCGACGACCACCAGCAAGGCGCCACGCGCCGCGCCAAAGGCCATGCCGAGGAATCGATCGGTCCCGGACAGGCCGGTGACGCGAATCAGTTCGCCGATAAGAAAATTGATCATCGCGCCGACCAGCAGCGTGGCGACGAACAGGATGGCACAGCCCGCGATCACGCGAGCCGACGGTGTTTCAATATAGCTTCCAAGGTATTGCGACAATGCGCCGCCGAACATCCAGGCGACCGCGCCGGCGACGATCCAGGTGATCAGCGACAAGGCTTCCTTGACGAAACCTCGACTCAAACTGATCAAAGCGGAAATGGCGATTATCGCGATGATCGCCCAGTCAACCCAGGTAAATGCCACAGTGCAGCCTACAGACGGATAAGGCGGCGCATTTTAGCAGAGCCCATGCCCGCCGGTAAGCAGCGATTGTCAGTACCGTTCGGTTTGTCCCGAACGGCTTCAGCCACGTTCAGGCTGAAAACGCACGACAAAGCCCTTGAGCTTCTGCTGACGGCCCAACAGATCACGCAGACGTTCGGCCTCGGCGCGCTCGATCAGCGGCCCGACGAACACGCGGTTCATGCCATCGGCGGAGCGAATATAGGCATTGTACCCCTGGCTGCGCAGGGTTTTCTGCAAGTTATCGGCGCTGGCACGATTGGACAGGCTGGCCAACTGCACCGACCAACTGACCGGCAGGCCATTGGCATCGACCCGTTTCAAAGCCTCTGGCTTGGCCGGTGCGGCCACCACTGCCTGCGCAGGCGCTGGCTTGGCTGCTGGCGCAGGTGCTGGTGCCGGAGTCGCCGGCTTGGTCGCCGCAACGGCTGGAGCGGCCTGCGCAGGCGCTGGCGCGGGAGTTGGCACAGTGGTCGGCGCCGGGGCGATTGGCATGCTCGGAGGCTGTTGCACCCCCTCGGCATCGGCCGTCGCCGGCTCGTCGGGCAGCACCTGGGGCTCAGGCACCTGTACCGGCTCCACCTGCAATTGTGGCATTACCGGTGTAGCCGGCACCGCTGGCGCCTCGACCTGAACCCGACGCAATTCGTCCTCACGGGAAAACAGCATCGGCAAGAAGATCACCGCCAGCGCGACCAGCACCAGCGCGCCCACCATGCGCTGCTTGACTACGTTATCCAGCAATGCCATTTGCCACATCCTCCTTGGCGTGACGGGCCAACCATTCCAGGGCCTCACCGACACAGTAAAATGATCCGAACAGCAGAATCTCATCCTCGGCCGTCGCCTTGGCACACTGCGCCTCAAGCGCA is a window from the Pseudomonas sp. LS1212 genome containing:
- the purF gene encoding amidophosphoribosyltransferase, with product MCGIVGIVGKSNVNQALYDALTVLQHRGQDAAGIVTSHDGRLFLRKDNGLVRDVFQQRHMQRLVGHMGIGHVRYPTAGSSTSAEAQPFYVNSPYGITLAHNGNLTNVEQLAKEIYESDLRHVNTSSDSEVLLNVFAHELAVRGKLQPTEEDVFAAVTDVHNRCRGGYAVVAMITGYGIVGFRDPNAIRPIVFGQRHTDEGVEYMIASESVSLDVLGFTLIRDLAPGEAVYITEDGQLHTRQCATNPQMTPCIFEHVYLARPDSIIDGVSVYKARLRMGEKLAEKILRERPDHDIDVVIPIPDTSRTAALELANHLGVKFREGFVKNRYIGRTFIMPGQAARKKSVRQKLNAIELEFRGKNVMLVDDSIVRGTTCKQIIQMAREAGAKNVYFCSAAPAVRYPNVYGIDMPSAHELIAHNRSTQDVADLIGADWLVYQDLPDLIEAVGGGKIKIEHFDCAVFDGKYVTGDVDEAYLDKIEQARNDASKVKTQAVSAIIDLYNN
- a CDS encoding CvpA family protein, producing MAFTWVDWAIIAIIAISALISLSRGFVKEALSLITWIVAGAVAWMFGGALSQYLGSYIETPSARVIAGCAILFVATLLVGAMINFLIGELIRVTGLSGTDRFLGMAFGAARGALLVVVGVGLLSLGPVQQDPWWQESRLLPQFLLVADWSKNLILGLSSQWLASGISAPADLPFKEHLLGPKTP
- a CDS encoding SPOR domain-containing protein; this encodes MALLDNVVKQRMVGALVLVALAVIFLPMLFSREDELRRVQVEAPAVPATPVMPQLQVEPVQVPEPQVLPDEPATADAEGVQQPPSMPIAPAPTTVPTPAPAPAQAAPAVAATKPATPAPAPAPAAKPAPAQAVVAAPAKPEALKRVDANGLPVSWSVQLASLSNRASADNLQKTLRSQGYNAYIRSADGMNRVFVGPLIERAEAERLRDLLGRQQKLKGFVVRFQPERG